A part of Laspinema palackyanum D2c genomic DNA contains:
- a CDS encoding type IV pilin-like G/H family protein: MKTEFKTKFLQHLNIKKQEEGFTLIELLVVVIIIGILAAVALPSLLSQANKAKQVEARNNVGAMNRAQQAFFLEKGRFGAYSELGVGIQTETTNYKYEFNPPAPTTANSGLAILASTLTNGLKPYTGLVWAEVDETTSQSTTRALLCEEKLPKAEAGSPTLGGAATDCGAMVNLGE, encoded by the coding sequence ATGAAGACCGAATTTAAAACGAAATTCCTGCAACATCTGAATATCAAAAAGCAGGAAGAAGGCTTCACCTTAATCGAACTGCTCGTCGTAGTTATCATCATCGGTATTTTAGCGGCTGTGGCGTTACCTTCTTTACTCAGCCAAGCCAACAAAGCCAAGCAAGTAGAAGCTCGTAACAACGTTGGTGCAATGAACCGTGCACAACAAGCTTTCTTCTTAGAAAAAGGTCGATTTGGCGCTTATAGTGAACTCGGCGTGGGTATCCAGACTGAAACAACTAATTATAAATATGAGTTCAATCCACCAGCTCCCACTACTGCGAATTCCGGACTTGCTATTTTGGCTTCCACTCTAACTAATGGACTCAAGCCCTACACAGGTTTAGTCTGGGCAGAAGTAGATGAGACTACTTCTCAATCCACCACTCGTGCTTTATTGTGCGAAGAAAAATTACCGAAAGCAGAAGCCGGTAGTCCAACTCTGGGTGGTGCTGCGACTGACTGTGGTGCTATGGTCAACCTGGGTGAGTAA
- a CDS encoding class I SAM-dependent methyltransferase gives MEEQNSELLEKIRHQFDTGPYPRHPIEASPQGNNNFLFIHNIVTPFYLRNKSVVNPQGKVILDAGCGSGYKALALAAANPGAKIVGIDLSEESVKLARKRLAHHGIENSEFHCLSIEELPKLGQTFDYINCDDVLYLLPDLVLGLQSLKLVLKPQGIIRGNLHSLFQRGVYYRAQDVFKMMGLMESNPGDMEIAIVQEVMKSLKDDIYLKQTTWKTSRENDPEFYLANYLLQGDKGYTIPELFASLSAANLEFINMVNWRHWDLTELFQSPDDLPTFLAMSLPGLEIEDQLHLFELLQPIHRLLDFWCGHPNPAEPFLPVEEWTESDWDTTRVHLHPQLKTAQVKENLIDCIGYQRPFEVSRYLSAPTVIPLKVGSGIASCLLPLWEGPQSVPSLVERWLKIRPLNPVTLEPVSQNQAFQEVVGFLSNLEVFLYVLLERLA, from the coding sequence ATGGAAGAGCAAAATTCAGAATTGCTAGAAAAAATTCGTCATCAATTTGATACAGGGCCTTATCCTCGCCACCCGATAGAAGCCTCTCCTCAAGGTAATAATAATTTTTTATTTATTCACAACATCGTTACTCCGTTTTATCTTCGTAATAAATCGGTGGTCAATCCTCAAGGAAAAGTTATTTTAGATGCAGGATGTGGAAGTGGTTATAAAGCTTTAGCATTAGCTGCAGCCAATCCGGGCGCGAAAATTGTCGGGATAGATCTATCAGAAGAATCGGTCAAGCTCGCTCGAAAACGACTGGCTCATCATGGAATTGAAAATTCCGAATTTCACTGCTTAAGTATCGAAGAACTTCCGAAATTAGGCCAGACATTTGACTACATAAATTGCGATGATGTCCTCTATCTTCTTCCGGATTTAGTATTAGGCTTGCAATCTTTAAAATTAGTGCTTAAGCCCCAGGGAATTATCCGAGGAAATCTTCATAGCTTATTTCAGAGGGGGGTGTATTATCGCGCTCAAGATGTTTTTAAAATGATGGGTTTAATGGAAAGCAATCCTGGAGACATGGAGATTGCTATCGTCCAAGAGGTGATGAAGTCTTTAAAAGATGACATTTATTTGAAACAAACGACCTGGAAGACTTCGCGAGAAAACGATCCAGAATTTTATTTAGCCAATTATTTGTTACAGGGAGATAAAGGGTACACCATTCCTGAGCTGTTCGCCAGTTTGAGTGCAGCTAATTTAGAATTCATCAACATGGTGAACTGGCGGCATTGGGACTTGACCGAGCTATTTCAATCTCCCGATGATTTGCCGACCTTCCTGGCGATGAGTTTACCCGGGCTGGAAATAGAAGACCAGTTACATTTATTTGAATTGTTACAACCGATTCATCGGTTATTAGACTTTTGGTGTGGTCATCCCAACCCTGCTGAACCGTTTCTGCCGGTGGAGGAATGGACCGAATCTGACTGGGACACTACAAGGGTGCATCTCCATCCACAGCTAAAAACTGCCCAAGTTAAGGAAAACCTAATTGACTGTATTGGATATCAAAGACCTTTTGAGGTGAGCCGCTATCTCTCTGCGCCAACGGTAATACCGCTAAAAGTGGGCAGTGGTATAGCGTCCTGCCTCCTCCCCTTATGGGAAGGCCCCCAATCCGTTCCATCCTTAGTGGAACGCTGGCTGAAAATTAGACCACTCAATCCGGTAACCTTAGAGCCAGTCAGCCAGAACCAGGCATTTCAAGAGGTGGTGGGATTTTTGAGTAACCTAGAAGTGTTTCTGTACGTGCTTTTGGAACGTTTAGCTTGA
- a CDS encoding ExbD/TolR family protein, with the protein MLFFTPLEFLGGDRRMKINYESEMEEARIELIPLIDVIFCILTFFLLAALQLTRQQAVNVDLPQAETGTVQMQELKLFVSVDQLGQTYVDRQPVTREQLYQLLLTYKRARPEGLIVLSASKMASYNDVMQVLDLLRSVGGDRVALATIPSSGDLFELPGGDRPDNGLGAPNLLVPETGGDNAPGTGGTGEGN; encoded by the coding sequence TTGCTATTTTTTACCCCTTTGGAATTTCTGGGAGGCGATCGCCGGATGAAGATTAACTATGAGTCAGAAATGGAAGAAGCTCGCATCGAGTTGATTCCGCTCATCGACGTCATCTTTTGTATTTTGACCTTTTTTCTCCTAGCGGCATTGCAACTGACCCGCCAACAGGCGGTGAACGTCGATTTGCCACAGGCGGAGACGGGGACGGTACAGATGCAAGAGTTGAAACTGTTTGTCAGCGTGGACCAACTGGGACAAACTTATGTGGATAGACAACCCGTCACCCGGGAGCAACTGTATCAGTTATTGTTGACTTATAAAAGAGCTAGACCCGAGGGGTTGATTGTGCTTTCGGCGTCGAAGATGGCCAGTTATAATGACGTGATGCAGGTGCTGGATTTGCTGAGGTCCGTAGGAGGCGATCGGGTTGCCCTAGCCACCATCCCCAGTTCCGGCGACCTATTCGAGCTACCTGGTGGCGATCGGCCCGATAATGGTTTGGGAGCGCCCAATCTGCTAGTTCCTGAAACAGGCGGGGACAATGCGCCAGGTACGGGCGGCACAGGAGAAGGGAATTAA
- a CDS encoding MotA/TolQ/ExbB proton channel family protein has product MWPLWPLLILSILAVATILERSWFWATVVSKEKETANRVLEAARYDWRVAQEVARQASKRPIGRFLHAPLRLQNADPEVFRLALEAGAEEEIATMRRGDKVLEAVIALAPLLGLLGTVLGLIESLGSIRLGDIGTGATAGVTTGIGAALVSTAFGLIVAITSLAFYRLFQGLLVNQVKIFRKCGNELELLYRQYWSQIHHNRSGAPETPASWASRTVPDSGFTVKPEGSVNHSKGYPEIGDQPQDRTNKIDGLNSSDQSN; this is encoded by the coding sequence ATGTGGCCCTTGTGGCCCTTATTAATTTTATCCATCCTCGCCGTCGCCACCATTTTAGAGCGCAGTTGGTTTTGGGCAACCGTCGTCAGCAAAGAAAAAGAAACGGCTAACCGCGTCCTAGAAGCAGCGCGATATGATTGGCGAGTCGCCCAAGAAGTGGCCCGACAAGCCAGCAAGCGCCCGATCGGACGCTTTCTCCATGCCCCTTTGCGCTTACAAAATGCCGATCCCGAAGTCTTTCGGTTAGCATTAGAAGCCGGGGCAGAAGAAGAAATCGCCACTATGCGCCGGGGTGATAAAGTATTAGAAGCAGTCATTGCTTTAGCACCTTTACTCGGGTTACTCGGGACCGTTCTGGGGTTAATTGAATCCCTCGGTTCAATCCGCTTGGGAGACATCGGCACGGGAGCCACCGCTGGAGTGACCACTGGCATCGGTGCAGCCCTAGTTAGTACCGCATTTGGTCTAATCGTGGCCATTACGAGTTTAGCCTTCTATCGTCTATTTCAAGGTTTGCTAGTTAACCAGGTCAAAATTTTCCGCAAATGTGGGAATGAACTGGAGTTGCTGTATCGCCAGTATTGGAGCCAAATCCACCACAATCGCAGTGGTGCGCCAGAAACTCCCGCATCTTGGGCAAGCAGAACGGTCCCAGACAGTGGGTTCACAGTTAAACCCGAAGGGTCTGTGAATCATAGTAAAGGCTACCCAGAAATAGGGGATCAGCCCCAGGATAGAACGAACAAGATTGATGGCTTGAATTCCTCGGACCAGTCGAATTAA
- a CDS encoding AI-2E family transporter, giving the protein MKISETMPRWLTLGFAFPLIFLNSWLLLVAFDYFDKIISILLAASLLAFILDYPVNLLERYGAKHTPAVILVFLLTLLTLVGLGITLVPIALEQLTELANRLPVWIKSGAAQLQTLQEMAIARNWPVDLSGLSTQLTERLSSQLQNLTGQVLSFAVDTVSRIFDVVVTVILTFYMLWRGRSLWEGLLQWLPPRLAKEMRFSLGKNFHNYFVGQVTVASLMGVSMTLAFLVLRVPFGLLFGLVVGVLSLIPFGAGLSISLVSILVAFNNFWLGVKVLIVSVAIEQSIESGVAPRLLGGFTGLNPVWVLISLLIGAKLGGVLGVLIAVPLASFIKSTADSLRSEPDSPPVEVSSAH; this is encoded by the coding sequence ATGAAAATCAGCGAAACAATGCCTCGATGGTTGACTTTGGGATTCGCCTTCCCCTTAATTTTCCTCAACAGTTGGCTGTTGCTGGTGGCGTTTGATTATTTTGACAAGATCATCAGTATCCTGCTTGCCGCCTCGTTGCTGGCGTTTATTTTGGATTACCCGGTGAATCTACTAGAGCGATATGGGGCCAAACATACCCCAGCGGTGATTCTGGTGTTTCTGTTGACCTTACTGACTTTGGTGGGGTTGGGGATCACCTTGGTGCCGATCGCCTTAGAACAATTGACGGAGTTAGCCAATCGTTTGCCGGTTTGGATTAAATCCGGTGCCGCGCAACTCCAGACCCTGCAGGAAATGGCGATCGCCCGCAATTGGCCGGTAGATCTCAGTGGATTGAGCACTCAACTGACGGAACGCTTGTCGAGTCAGTTGCAAAATCTCACGGGTCAAGTCCTCAGTTTTGCTGTGGATACGGTCAGTCGCATCTTTGATGTGGTGGTGACTGTTATCTTGACGTTCTATATGCTCTGGCGCGGACGTAGCCTTTGGGAGGGCTTATTACAATGGTTACCTCCCCGTCTGGCAAAAGAGATGCGGTTCTCTCTCGGCAAAAATTTCCATAATTATTTTGTGGGTCAAGTCACGGTGGCTTCTTTAATGGGAGTTTCGATGACTTTAGCGTTTTTGGTGTTGCGGGTTCCGTTTGGTCTGTTATTCGGTTTAGTGGTTGGCGTGTTGAGCCTCATTCCGTTTGGGGCTGGTTTAAGTATTAGTTTGGTGAGTATCTTAGTTGCGTTTAATAATTTTTGGCTGGGGGTGAAAGTTTTAATTGTGTCCGTGGCGATCGAGCAAAGTATCGAAAGTGGAGTGGCACCGCGATTGTTGGGAGGATTTACGGGTCTTAATCCAGTCTGGGTGTTAATTTCCCTGTTGATCGGTGCGAAGTTGGGAGGAGTCCTGGGGGTTCTGATTGCAGTGCCTCTGGCTAGTTTTATCAAAAGCACAGCAGACAGTTTGCGATCGGAGCCCGATAGTCCCCCGGTTGAAGTGTCCAGTGCTCACTGA
- the petM gene encoding cytochrome b6-f complex subunit PetM, with product MSGEIFTTASLAFALVMVGLVLGFALLKIQGAEE from the coding sequence ATGTCTGGTGAAATTTTCACAACAGCCTCTTTAGCCTTTGCCTTAGTCATGGTCGGTTTAGTCCTCGGGTTCGCCTTACTCAAAATTCAAGGCGCAGAAGAATAA
- a CDS encoding pentapeptide repeat-containing protein, protein MKGLVFTFTIQLIGVSFLIIERDFTTKSPFNLIASTSVLITGAILAQKALKGDLKFAWIREQAVFWAATGGTSFYGCNLTDACFDGADLPHTDFRQAKLTRASFEGAKRLDLSRLQGTILEQPKVRKLLTSKMGVEGDYTGVNFNGANLQGANLTGAILTEVQALDADFSGATLTDACIQEWNINKNTRFENVLCEKVYLKCTRKGNGTFILSEPKPDNGTFQPGEFEKWIREIQDTVDLIFQKGLNWKAFAFAMTQTAIDNEGLDLSRYQIEHKGDGVMAVKVGVTSEANKAEIHQGIVNNYDSAVELLDRGAPLFLQAKNNQIEEIRDLLRSQWQEFRELVNVFSEANRSISIHGEGNRVYILKQAGDIMETKSEGFNVGGNFAIGGDNMTMTGAQLTLGDLTGQVTNTIQELHDVQSENGQDLVNILTNLQQSITTDPALGENQQKRALKAVETLAKEGKKPPEERDQDIAGMALDALQGISATVGHASKLAEFAEKYLPTLSKLFGLVG, encoded by the coding sequence ATGAAAGGGCTAGTTTTTACATTTACTATTCAACTTATAGGAGTTTCCTTCCTGATCATAGAACGTGACTTCACAACTAAATCTCCGTTCAACCTGATTGCCTCGACTTCAGTCCTAATTACTGGTGCTATCCTTGCCCAAAAAGCCTTGAAGGGTGACCTTAAATTTGCTTGGATTCGAGAACAAGCAGTGTTTTGGGCTGCAACTGGGGGAACGTCTTTCTATGGATGTAACCTTACGGATGCTTGCTTTGATGGTGCAGATTTGCCTCATACGGATTTCAGACAAGCTAAATTGACTCGCGCTAGTTTTGAAGGCGCAAAAAGACTAGATTTGTCTCGCCTCCAAGGGACAATTCTTGAACAACCCAAAGTTAGAAAATTACTGACTTCTAAAATGGGAGTTGAGGGAGATTATACTGGCGTAAACTTCAACGGAGCAAATTTGCAGGGTGCAAATCTAACGGGGGCAATTTTAACCGAGGTTCAGGCATTAGATGCGGATTTTTCAGGGGCTACTCTAACTGACGCCTGCATTCAAGAATGGAATATTAATAAGAATACTCGCTTTGAGAATGTCCTCTGCGAAAAGGTTTATCTGAAATGTACGCGCAAAGGGAATGGAACCTTCATTCTCTCGGAACCTAAGCCTGATAATGGAACGTTTCAACCGGGAGAATTTGAAAAATGGATTAGGGAAATCCAAGACACGGTAGATTTAATTTTCCAAAAGGGTTTAAATTGGAAAGCGTTTGCCTTTGCGATGACCCAAACCGCTATCGATAACGAGGGGTTAGATTTATCTCGCTATCAGATAGAACATAAAGGGGATGGGGTGATGGCGGTGAAAGTTGGGGTTACCTCAGAGGCTAACAAAGCGGAAATCCATCAGGGAATAGTTAACAACTATGACTCGGCGGTTGAATTGCTCGATCGCGGTGCGCCTTTGTTTTTACAGGCGAAAAATAACCAAATTGAAGAAATCCGCGACTTGCTGCGATCGCAATGGCAAGAATTTAGAGAATTGGTGAATGTCTTCTCTGAGGCCAATCGGTCTATATCCATCCACGGTGAAGGCAATCGAGTTTATATTTTAAAACAAGCAGGAGACATCATGGAAACCAAAAGTGAAGGGTTCAACGTCGGCGGTAATTTTGCGATCGGTGGAGATAACATGACCATGACCGGCGCTCAACTTACATTAGGGGACCTCACGGGTCAAGTGACCAATACCATTCAGGAACTCCACGACGTTCAATCCGAAAATGGTCAAGATTTAGTCAATATTTTGACCAATTTGCAACAATCGATTACCACGGATCCGGCCCTAGGGGAAAATCAGCAGAAACGGGCGCTCAAAGCGGTGGAAACCCTCGCCAAAGAGGGGAAAAAGCCGCCAGAAGAGCGGGACCAGGATATTGCAGGAATGGCTTTAGATGCGCTGCAAGGAATCTCTGCCACCGTGGGTCATGCCAGCAAACTGGCTGAATTTGCCGAAAAATATCTACCCACTCTGAGTAAGCTATTTGGGCTGGTTGGCTAG
- a CDS encoding helix-turn-helix domain-containing protein → MVTLRIQELAEAKGMTLEQLSQGCGVAIEKIQKYAADCIHIQEETAPDINKIAETLEISSLELLQTPTDIPILVKLKIVYQLESNNLTLEDLSEKTGIHISVLAFYTTQLLYLSKISEPKIQKELTKISEVLGCTKDILIREQKEVFWGRFDIDAFIKSQGLTEKEFILITNISSDCIDLLRTQPVKVSVPPTTFSREGGVPYSASNMTDIWCSTLGQFITIGEKCPPKTKEKNDVRARYPRKKI, encoded by the coding sequence ATGGTTACTCTTCGCATTCAGGAACTAGCCGAAGCCAAAGGAATGACCCTGGAACAACTCAGCCAAGGTTGCGGAGTGGCAATAGAAAAAATTCAAAAATATGCAGCGGATTGCATTCACATTCAAGAAGAAACAGCTCCCGATATCAACAAAATTGCAGAGACCTTAGAAATTTCAAGTCTAGAATTATTACAGACGCCTACAGATATTCCTATTTTAGTCAAGCTTAAGATTGTCTACCAGCTTGAATCAAATAATTTGACCTTAGAAGATTTAAGTGAAAAAACTGGTATTCATATTTCAGTTTTGGCATTTTATACCACTCAGCTTCTCTATCTTTCAAAAATATCGGAGCCTAAAATACAAAAAGAATTGACAAAAATTTCTGAGGTTTTAGGATGTACTAAAGATATTTTAATACGAGAGCAAAAAGAGGTTTTTTGGGGCCGTTTTGATATAGACGCCTTTATTAAAAGCCAGGGACTCACCGAAAAAGAGTTTATTTTAATTACAAATATCTCTTCAGATTGTATTGATTTATTAAGAACCCAGCCTGTAAAAGTTTCAGTTCCTCCTACCACATTCTCAAGAGAAGGGGGGGTTCCCTATTCAGCTAGTAATATGACAGACATCTGGTGTTCAACCCTAGGACAATTTATTACGATCGGTGAAAAATGTCCACCTAAAACTAAGGAAAAAAATGACGTTAGGGCTAGATATCCGAGGAAAAAAATCTGA
- a CDS encoding glycoside hydrolase family 13 protein — translation MEIQTPDWVKHAVFYQIFPDRFARGTQPRELLLKHSRWEDWHAIPTLQGYKGGNLWGVVDKLDYLQDLGINAIYFTPIFQSASNHRYHTHDYYQVDPMLGKTGAFRELLLEAHNRNIKVVLDGVFNHSSRGFFFFHDVLENGPYSPWVDWFKIHGWPLSPYNGDFPANYDGWADNRALPVFNHDNPEVREYIMEVAEYWIKFGIDGWRLDVPFEVKTEGFWQEFRDRVKAINPDAYIVGEVWHDARPWLDGTQFDGVMNYLFTGPTIAFTAGDRVDLSQVKDRDYQTSPPMFAGEYAEKMQQLLEMYPWEIQLTQLNLLASHDTARLLSIAGDDKPSVHLATLLLMTFPGAPSIYYGDEVGLAGRLDPDSRRGFPKEEDWDREVLDYHRQLIALRQAHPALRTGTYKVLSAQGTLYVFARQLPEEELIVAVNVGTNAAEQTVDVSGLSSHPEKLLYGKAQVSWQDDQMSLTVPPRSGCILG, via the coding sequence ATGGAAATTCAAACACCCGATTGGGTAAAACACGCGGTTTTTTATCAAATCTTTCCGGACCGCTTCGCCCGAGGGACTCAGCCTCGTGAGCTACTTTTGAAGCATAGTCGTTGGGAAGATTGGCACGCTATTCCTACCCTGCAAGGGTATAAAGGAGGAAATCTCTGGGGCGTTGTAGACAAACTGGACTATTTGCAAGACTTGGGAATTAATGCAATTTATTTTACCCCGATTTTTCAATCGGCGAGTAACCACCGTTATCATACCCATGATTACTATCAGGTGGACCCGATGTTGGGGAAAACTGGGGCGTTTCGCGAATTGTTGTTAGAGGCGCATAACCGGAATATTAAAGTCGTGTTGGATGGGGTCTTTAACCACTCTAGCCGGGGCTTTTTCTTTTTTCATGATGTTTTGGAAAATGGTCCTTATTCTCCCTGGGTTGATTGGTTTAAAATTCACGGTTGGCCTCTATCTCCCTACAATGGTGATTTTCCCGCTAATTATGACGGTTGGGCGGATAATCGGGCTTTGCCGGTGTTCAACCATGATAATCCCGAGGTGCGGGAATACATTATGGAGGTGGCGGAATATTGGATTAAGTTTGGAATTGATGGGTGGCGGTTGGATGTGCCGTTTGAGGTGAAAACCGAAGGCTTTTGGCAGGAGTTTCGCGATCGCGTCAAAGCCATTAATCCCGATGCCTACATTGTAGGGGAAGTCTGGCATGATGCCCGTCCCTGGTTGGATGGCACCCAATTCGATGGGGTGATGAACTATTTATTTACCGGACCCACCATTGCCTTTACTGCTGGCGATCGCGTTGATTTGAGTCAAGTCAAGGACCGGGACTACCAAACCTCCCCTCCCATGTTTGCTGGAGAGTATGCAGAAAAAATGCAGCAGTTGTTGGAAATGTACCCCTGGGAAATCCAACTGACTCAGCTTAACCTCCTAGCTTCTCATGATACGGCACGTCTGCTGTCGATCGCCGGAGATGATAAACCTTCTGTGCATTTGGCAACTCTGCTGTTAATGACCTTTCCCGGTGCTCCGAGTATCTATTATGGGGATGAAGTCGGTTTAGCCGGTCGTCTGGACCCCGACTCTCGTCGCGGTTTTCCCAAGGAAGAAGATTGGGACCGGGAAGTGCTCGACTATCATCGCCAACTGATTGCGCTGCGTCAGGCTCATCCGGCTTTGCGGACCGGCACTTACAAGGTGTTATCCGCCCAGGGAACCCTGTATGTCTTCGCAAGGCAGTTACCCGAGGAAGAACTGATTGTTGCTGTCAATGTCGGCACGAATGCTGCTGAGCAGACTGTGGATGTCTCTGGGTTGAGCTCTCATCCTGAGAAGTTGTTATATGGGAAGGCTCAAGTGTCTTGGCAGGATGACCAGATGAGTTTAACTGTACCCCCTCGCAGTGGGTGCATTTTGGGTTAA
- a CDS encoding fasciclin domain-containing protein — MADLIETAQELGQFKTLLTLVESADLLDLLKSPGPYTVFAPTDEAFAALPSNTLANLREDMSKLKKILCYHVLNGDVRTDNLEELASAETVEGSVVGVDTSNGIQINDAKVLSADRLTDNGVIHAIDKVLIPSLVAV, encoded by the coding sequence ATGGCTGACTTAATAGAAACCGCCCAGGAACTGGGGCAATTCAAAACCCTGCTCACTTTAGTAGAATCGGCAGATCTCCTGGATCTGCTCAAGAGTCCAGGACCTTATACCGTCTTTGCACCCACGGATGAAGCTTTTGCGGCACTGCCTTCTAATACCCTTGCCAATTTGAGGGAAGATATGAGTAAGCTCAAAAAAATCCTCTGCTATCACGTTTTAAATGGAGACGTGCGGACGGATAATTTGGAGGAATTAGCATCAGCAGAAACGGTGGAAGGTTCCGTGGTGGGGGTTGATACTTCAAATGGCATCCAAATCAATGATGCTAAAGTGTTGAGTGCCGATCGCCTCACGGATAATGGGGTGATTCATGCGATCGACAAGGTACTGATTCCCAGTCTGGTTGCGGTATAA
- a CDS encoding ABC transporter ATP-binding protein: MDSVVDWPTEPITSERVPAIETFQLRKAYRTGFWMNKQVETLKNCTLTVYEGETFGLLGPNGAGKTTILKILLGILRPSGGRGLLLGQPLGDRAVRERIGYLPENPYFYKYLTGWEFLAFTANLFQIPASEQRQRIPDLLDLVGIAKSAARNKILRNYSKGMLQRIGMAQALINNPDVVFLDEPMSGLDPLGRYQMREIIISLKEQGKTIFFNSHILADVEKICDRVAILAQGELICSGSLKELLGTSDLYFVKGTGGNLEVLKQWLPDLDLEDDRWQGHLKGSPQDFLASLQLMGGKLITIDLTGASLEEFFVQQLRDRGITVSQ; the protein is encoded by the coding sequence ATGGATTCTGTCGTTGATTGGCCTACCGAACCGATAACCAGTGAGCGCGTGCCAGCGATCGAGACCTTTCAATTGCGAAAGGCTTACCGCACTGGGTTTTGGATGAACAAACAAGTCGAAACCCTCAAAAACTGCACTCTAACGGTGTATGAGGGAGAAACCTTTGGGTTGCTGGGCCCAAATGGGGCCGGGAAAACGACCATCCTCAAAATTTTATTGGGCATCTTGCGTCCAAGTGGGGGTCGCGGGTTATTACTCGGGCAACCTTTAGGCGATCGCGCTGTCCGAGAACGCATCGGTTATCTCCCCGAAAACCCCTATTTTTATAAATATCTAACTGGCTGGGAATTTTTGGCCTTTACTGCAAACTTATTCCAAATTCCTGCCAGTGAGCAGCGCCAGCGCATTCCCGATCTATTGGATCTCGTGGGCATCGCCAAATCTGCCGCTCGTAATAAAATTCTGCGTAACTATTCTAAAGGGATGTTACAGCGAATTGGCATGGCCCAGGCACTGATTAATAATCCCGATGTGGTGTTTTTAGATGAACCCATGTCAGGACTAGACCCCTTGGGACGCTATCAGATGCGGGAAATTATCATTTCCCTGAAAGAACAAGGGAAAACGATTTTTTTTAACAGTCACATCCTCGCTGATGTGGAAAAAATTTGCGATCGCGTGGCCATCCTCGCCCAAGGGGAATTAATTTGCTCCGGTTCCCTCAAGGAATTACTGGGGACTTCTGACCTGTATTTTGTCAAAGGTACCGGGGGGAATTTAGAAGTGCTCAAACAGTGGTTACCCGACTTGGACTTAGAAGACGATCGCTGGCAAGGGCATTTAAAAGGTTCCCCCCAGGATTTCCTCGCCAGCTTGCAACTCATGGGAGGTAAGCTGATTACCATTGACCTAACGGGTGCTTCCCTAGAAGAGTTTTTTGTCCAACAACTGCGCGATCGGGGGATTACCGTCAGTCAATAA
- a CDS encoding pentapeptide repeat-containing protein — MLITNVGKITVLLVPLGLALPVAAANPAHLQQLLDTNRCPGCDLRDAQLEGASLRGADLSEANLQGANLRNADLRYANFRSANLSEAILIAADLEAANFSQANLQEVDIRGANLKDAVLTGANTCGWQRQDARLQGVNLQEAGCIRPTPAPAPNPAPNPTPETGVLPQRQAAALLRDWLTAKANIFAPPFDRELLGNLTTGILYADSLNSVTWLENNNAFYQYGVQRVESIERFVTEGNRATLEARVTEDYTLYENGRADRDRASFGTNLIRYNLHRVNGQWKIADYQVIN; from the coding sequence ATGCTGATCACAAATGTAGGAAAAATCACGGTTCTGTTAGTCCCCTTGGGGTTGGCTTTACCTGTTGCTGCAGCTAACCCAGCACACCTACAGCAACTCTTGGACACCAATCGTTGTCCGGGATGCGATTTGCGGGATGCTCAATTAGAAGGGGCGAGCTTGCGCGGTGCCGATTTGTCGGAAGCCAATTTACAGGGGGCCAATCTCCGAAATGCGGATTTGCGATATGCCAATTTTCGCAGTGCAAATTTATCCGAAGCGATTCTGATTGCCGCAGACTTAGAAGCGGCAAATTTTAGTCAGGCGAATTTACAGGAGGTGGATATCCGAGGAGCCAATCTCAAGGATGCGGTGTTGACAGGAGCAAATACTTGTGGTTGGCAGCGACAAGATGCTCGGTTACAAGGGGTCAATTTGCAAGAGGCAGGGTGCATCCGTCCTACCCCGGCACCGGCACCGAATCCGGCTCCGAATCCGACACCAGAGACAGGGGTACTTCCCCAGAGGCAAGCAGCCGCATTGCTGCGGGACTGGTTAACGGCTAAAGCTAACATTTTTGCGCCTCCATTTGATCGGGAATTATTGGGGAATCTGACGACGGGAATTTTATATGCAGATTCTCTCAATTCGGTGACTTGGTTAGAAAATAATAATGCGTTTTATCAATATGGGGTGCAGCGAGTAGAATCCATTGAGCGATTTGTGACGGAAGGGAATCGGGCGACATTAGAAGCTAGGGTGACGGAAGATTACACGCTATATGAAAATGGACGAGCCGATCGCGATCGCGCTAGTTTTGGCACGAATTTAATCCGGTATAATTTACACCGGGTCAACGGTCAGTGGAAAATTGCGGATTATCAAGTCATTAATTAA